A single genomic interval of Clostridium facile harbors:
- a CDS encoding leucine-rich repeat protein produces the protein MKNFKIIRRTLAVLLSMVMACSMAGVSVSAEGLPQATASVAYTEQQDGFQIDENGVLLEYTGNAEHVVIPDGVTKISKLAFARNQTLVSVHMPDSVTTIEEYAFMECYHLEEVSLSSNLTAVGELAFYNTIWGKNNPTFVVGTTLFGTGYAKGEVVIPDGVTKIGDNAFFRSPELTSIIIPDTVTSIGEEAFYHCGNLESIVIPEGVTAIERATFMYCESLKNVTIPNSVTIIKQRAFSNCGLTEVSIPDSVTTIEGSAFLECTKLEKVQIPNRLATVGETVFYDTIWGKNNPTFVVGTTLFGTGYAKGTVIIPDGITKIGDHAFYPCIDLLSIEIPDSVTAIGEYAFKSCWSLSEIMIPESVREIGIGAFENCDGLTEITIPEGVTRISEFTFNGCDNLQTVHLPDSLTSIGLLAFEYCHSLTSICIPKNVTSIEEAVFMKCENFQTIYGYGGTRAATYAKENGYQFIDLNAPFTDVSYGDWFYDAVSFMYQYGLMTGTTPTTFDPAVPMNRAQFATVLYRLAGEPEVEYTPNFPDVPDGWFYSDAITWATENGIITGYDDGNFGTQVNITREQIVTLLYRFANCVGLDTSQRVSLDEYVDGNSVSGFAKDAMEWALAVGIIQGQNNQGIIDPQGESGRAVGATIFMRFLLNFSFQ, from the coding sequence ATGAAGAATTTTAAGATTATAAGACGGACATTGGCTGTGTTGCTTAGTATGGTAATGGCATGTTCGATGGCCGGGGTTTCTGTTTCGGCGGAGGGCTTGCCACAAGCTACTGCTTCGGTGGCATATACGGAGCAGCAGGATGGTTTCCAGATTGATGAAAACGGTGTGCTTCTAGAATATACGGGGAACGCCGAACATGTGGTCATTCCAGATGGGGTAACCAAAATTAGTAAATTGGCTTTTGCTAGAAATCAAACATTGGTTTCTGTTCATATGCCGGATAGTGTTACAACCATTGAAGAGTATGCTTTTATGGAGTGTTATCATTTGGAGGAGGTTTCCCTTTCTTCCAACCTAACAGCAGTAGGGGAACTTGCTTTTTATAACACCATCTGGGGGAAAAACAATCCAACTTTTGTGGTAGGTACTACTCTGTTTGGAACCGGATATGCAAAAGGAGAGGTGGTAATTCCAGATGGTGTTACAAAAATAGGGGACAATGCTTTCTTTAGGTCTCCTGAATTAACTTCTATTATCATTCCAGATACTGTTACCAGTATCGGAGAGGAAGCGTTTTATCATTGCGGGAATTTAGAAAGTATTGTTATTCCAGAAGGCGTCACCGCAATAGAAAGAGCTACTTTTATGTATTGTGAAAGTCTAAAAAATGTGACGATTCCTAACAGTGTTACCATAATTAAGCAAAGGGCGTTTTCCAATTGTGGTTTAACAGAAGTATCTATTCCAGATAGTGTTACAACAATAGAAGGCTCTGCGTTTTTGGAATGTACAAAACTGGAAAAAGTACAGATTCCAAATCGTTTAGCAACCGTAGGGGAAACTGTTTTTTACGATACCATTTGGGGAAAAAATAACCCAACTTTTGTGGTAGGTACTACCCTATTCGGAACCGGATACGCAAAAGGTACTGTAATAATACCGGATGGTATTACCAAAATAGGAGATCATGCTTTTTATCCTTGTATTGATTTGCTTTCCATTGAAATTCCAGATAGTGTTACTGCTATTGGCGAATATGCTTTTAAATCGTGCTGGTCATTATCGGAAATAATGATACCGGAATCGGTTCGTGAGATTGGAATAGGAGCATTTGAAAATTGTGATGGCTTAACTGAAATTACTATTCCAGAAGGGGTAACCAGAATTTCCGAATTTACATTTAATGGATGTGACAACTTGCAAACGGTTCATTTACCAGATAGCCTAACCAGTATAGGATTATTAGCGTTTGAGTATTGCCATTCTTTGACTAGTATTTGCATTCCAAAAAATGTTACTTCTATTGAGGAAGCAGTATTTATGAAATGTGAGAATTTCCAAACGATTTATGGCTATGGCGGAACTCGTGCGGCAACTTACGCAAAAGAAAATGGTTATCAGTTTATTGATTTAAACGCACCGTTTACGGATGTATCTTATGGTGATTGGTTCTATGATGCTGTATCATTTATGTACCAATATGGTTTGATGACAGGCACAACCCCAACTACATTTGACCCAGCAGTACCAATGAACCGTGCCCAGTTCGCCACTGTATTGTACCGCCTGGCAGGGGAACCAGAAGTAGAGTATACCCCGAATTTCCCAGATGTACCGGATGGATGGTTCTATTCTGATGCCATCACATGGGCAACGGAAAATGGCATTATTACTGGATATGACGATGGCAATTTTGGCACCCAGGTGAATATCACAAGGGAACAGATCGTAACATTGCTATACCGCTTTGCCAACTGTGTCGGGCTGGATACCTCACAAAGAGTATCTCTTGATGAATATGTAGATGGAAATTCCGTAAGTGGTTTCGCGAAGGACGCCATGGAATGGGCGCTTGCGGTTGGTATTATCCAAGGCCAGAACAACCAAGGTATTATTGATCCTCAAGGGGAATCGGGCCGAGCGGTTGGGGCAACCATCTTTATGAGGTTTCTCCTCAACTTTTCGTTCCAATGA
- a CDS encoding S8 family serine peptidase — protein sequence MKKLISAVLAASLAASVLTTGAWAAGQAEVDTNPNYVEGEAIVCINGGADALYRANRSRSAGFEVETLMEIPSEPQGKARSASNQAEQSLVLVKSQQDTQDLIAELENNPMVAYAEPNYYVEPYNSPTDPYYDYQWALDNKMDNGEESGRATVDANLNQAWNQMDNTTTDTPVVAVLDSGVDYNHPDLQGVMWDDGLNYPTLTAMGGGKYGYNASASGVMEQTDDPMDTLVGHGTHCAGIIASQWDNNKGTAGINSDVEIMAVKFIGGEQDTISGAVEGYAYIQAAKQAGVNVVAINNSWGVAEYNGIQLHSITTAIDAVGKLGVLSCFAAGNSSTNNDLNVGSNPNYNPYLVTVGALESQGYAAYFSCYGETTVDVFAPGTQILAPTSSDTSMFPYDQHEMPPQYLPQLMEESESYFYKDFEDGDTSVTLQLIDGEGNVVETATQQELTPGYTSSKGLQLPLTGIEEGENFAIQMNFQKSDLANIDLNQPVYFALQGGIDNAMYGKTLVVQYYNEDGNWEELPSTTYSEEGPLSARLRFTDYNWNQSSSELAETSFLQAEGDTVSLRFVPKNGTLENKTGDAVFRLDDVGFGKSAIPYYYADGTSMACPMVTGIAALLASKADESGARLYDINEVSARIKGGVNREEAIDLEDKSVSQGFIDASACFDGQKLVPVLNDIQVDGSTATLTGYFFGEQGNLTVGGKEATVQEWNDNSITFTLPEDVSGKQEIIVTSKDGDYGRDFFNISVPTKGFTSLNAPNLDYGSSMGYGLTSADGLPFAMAAAGDKIVSFGYMADTNDFYLEMYDIPTNQWEKVALPEEILYLGWSEFSSMAAGTDEIYLSYISSEGSNMLGTYHLDTNTWTTTPTQLSGSEALVVYQNRLIAVGGEVVMDNGDGTFDCNPLASVAVINPYTGEIVEMLPDMPAARAGAKAYVSGDQLVVTGGYFGLWGVLLGDEMETYHNTMVYDGTTWTEYEDDFLSDNNSQFDPMQTLDYAIGATDTGLIVTGPVSGLGQDSMMDTWRFDASNGNWSGDTNLLYHQGKTVRNIGVSYQDKFYVLSYNGEQLIFRCADIQCAGPTANPTQVDPPYLDTPANLADNWIYDAAQYMYENGLMTGTTPTTFDPAVPMNRAQFATVLYRIAGEPETDYVAKFPDVLDGWFYSDPVTWATQNGIITGYEDGNFGPAVNITREQIVTMLFRYANDMGYDTSQRVSLDEYVDGSSVSGFAKDAMEWALAVGIIKGQNNQGMIDPQGESGRVVGATIFMRFMEFYQL from the coding sequence ATGAAAAAGTTAATCAGTGCAGTACTGGCTGCGTCGTTGGCTGCCAGTGTACTCACGACAGGGGCATGGGCTGCCGGACAGGCAGAAGTGGATACAAACCCTAATTATGTAGAAGGGGAAGCGATTGTATGCATCAATGGAGGAGCAGACGCGCTTTACCGGGCAAATCGGAGTAGGAGCGCTGGCTTTGAAGTGGAAACCCTGATGGAAATCCCATCCGAACCGCAAGGAAAAGCCCGTTCCGCATCCAATCAAGCGGAACAGAGCCTGGTGTTGGTAAAAAGCCAGCAGGATACCCAGGATTTGATTGCAGAATTGGAAAACAACCCGATGGTAGCGTATGCGGAACCAAACTACTACGTGGAGCCATATAATAGCCCTACTGACCCTTATTACGACTACCAGTGGGCATTGGATAACAAGATGGACAATGGTGAGGAATCTGGAAGGGCAACTGTAGACGCCAACCTGAATCAGGCATGGAACCAGATGGACAATACCACAACCGATACCCCTGTTGTGGCGGTATTGGATTCCGGCGTTGACTACAACCACCCAGACTTGCAGGGCGTCATGTGGGACGATGGATTAAATTACCCTACATTAACCGCGATGGGCGGTGGAAAATACGGTTACAACGCTTCCGCCAGTGGCGTAATGGAGCAGACTGACGATCCAATGGATACTTTAGTTGGTCACGGTACCCACTGCGCCGGCATTATCGCTTCCCAATGGGACAACAACAAAGGCACAGCTGGTATTAACTCAGATGTGGAAATCATGGCGGTTAAATTTATAGGAGGAGAACAAGATACGATTAGCGGGGCAGTGGAAGGATATGCCTACATCCAGGCTGCAAAACAGGCAGGCGTCAATGTTGTGGCGATCAATAATTCTTGGGGTGTTGCGGAATATAATGGAATACAACTTCATTCCATTACAACCGCTATTGACGCAGTGGGAAAATTAGGGGTGTTATCCTGCTTTGCCGCGGGGAACTCCTCCACCAACAACGACTTGAACGTGGGCTCTAATCCAAATTATAACCCTTATCTGGTTACCGTCGGCGCACTGGAAAGCCAGGGGTATGCCGCTTATTTCTCCTGCTATGGGGAAACTACGGTGGATGTATTCGCTCCAGGGACACAAATCCTTGCCCCAACTAGTTCGGATACCAGTATGTTCCCTTATGATCAGCACGAGATGCCACCGCAGTACCTCCCACAACTGATGGAGGAAAGCGAATCCTATTTTTATAAGGATTTTGAGGATGGGGATACATCGGTTACTTTGCAACTCATTGATGGGGAAGGCAATGTAGTGGAAACCGCAACACAGCAGGAGCTGACTCCAGGCTATACCAGTTCCAAAGGGTTGCAGCTTCCTTTGACTGGGATTGAGGAAGGGGAAAACTTCGCGATCCAGATGAACTTCCAAAAATCTGACTTGGCCAATATCGACTTGAACCAGCCTGTCTACTTCGCGTTACAGGGTGGAATTGACAATGCCATGTATGGAAAAACGTTAGTGGTTCAATATTATAATGAAGATGGCAACTGGGAGGAGCTTCCCAGCACAACTTATTCTGAGGAAGGTCCTTTATCTGCCCGATTGCGGTTTACTGACTATAACTGGAACCAATCCTCCTCGGAGCTGGCGGAAACCTCTTTCCTGCAAGCAGAAGGTGACACAGTTTCTTTGCGTTTCGTACCGAAAAACGGAACATTAGAGAACAAAACAGGGGACGCTGTATTCCGGTTGGATGATGTTGGATTTGGAAAATCCGCAATCCCTTATTATTATGCGGATGGTACTTCTATGGCTTGCCCAATGGTAACAGGGATTGCCGCTTTATTAGCTTCCAAGGCGGATGAATCCGGCGCAAGGCTATATGATATCAACGAGGTTTCCGCCCGTATCAAAGGGGGAGTGAACCGGGAAGAAGCGATTGATTTAGAAGATAAGTCCGTATCCCAGGGATTTATCGACGCATCGGCCTGCTTTGACGGCCAAAAATTAGTGCCTGTACTAAATGATATCCAGGTAGATGGGAGCACCGCAACCCTGACCGGGTATTTCTTTGGGGAACAGGGCAATTTGACCGTTGGAGGAAAAGAAGCGACTGTACAGGAATGGAACGATAATTCGATTACTTTTACCTTGCCAGAAGATGTTTCTGGCAAACAGGAAATCATCGTAACCTCTAAAGATGGGGATTATGGCCGTGATTTCTTCAATATCAGCGTGCCAACGAAAGGGTTTACTTCCTTAAACGCGCCAAATCTTGACTATGGTTCCTCTATGGGATATGGATTGACTTCCGCTGATGGTTTGCCATTCGCTATGGCAGCGGCTGGCGATAAGATTGTATCTTTCGGTTATATGGCAGATACCAATGATTTCTATTTAGAAATGTATGATATCCCAACCAACCAGTGGGAAAAAGTGGCGCTTCCAGAAGAAATCCTGTATTTAGGATGGAGTGAGTTTTCCTCCATGGCAGCGGGAACGGATGAAATCTATTTGAGCTATATTTCAAGTGAAGGCTCTAACATGTTGGGTACTTACCACCTGGATACCAATACCTGGACAACGACGCCAACCCAGTTATCCGGTTCCGAAGCATTGGTGGTTTACCAAAACCGCCTGATTGCGGTTGGCGGGGAAGTGGTTATGGATAACGGCGACGGAACATTTGATTGCAACCCGCTTGCCAGTGTTGCTGTCATCAACCCATACACCGGAGAGATTGTGGAGATGCTGCCGGATATGCCAGCGGCCCGTGCCGGAGCCAAAGCCTATGTTTCCGGCGACCAGTTAGTGGTGACAGGAGGCTATTTCGGACTGTGGGGCGTGCTGTTAGGGGATGAGATGGAAACCTACCACAACACCATGGTTTACGATGGAACCACATGGACCGAATATGAGGATGATTTCCTCAGCGACAATAACAGCCAGTTTGACCCTATGCAAACCCTGGATTACGCCATCGGCGCAACCGATACCGGCTTAATTGTAACAGGACCTGTATCCGGTTTGGGGCAGGATTCCATGATGGACACTTGGCGTTTTGACGCTTCCAATGGCAACTGGAGCGGGGACACAAACCTGTTATATCACCAGGGCAAAACCGTCCGTAACATTGGGGTAAGCTATCAGGATAAATTCTATGTGTTGTCTTATAACGGGGAACAATTAATATTCCGGTGTGCGGATATCCAGTGTGCTGGCCCTACAGCCAACCCAACCCAGGTAGACCCACCTTACTTAGATACTCCGGCAAACCTGGCGGATAACTGGATTTATGACGCCGCCCAGTATATGTATGAAAACGGTTTGATGACGGGTACTACCCCAACTACATTTGACCCAGCAGTACCAATGAACCGAGCACAGTTTGCTACTGTATTGTACCGTATAGCAGGGGAACCAGAAACAGACTATGTTGCGAAATTTCCAGATGTATTGGATGGTTGGTTCTATTCTGACCCTGTTACATGGGCAACTCAAAACGGCATTATTACTGGTTATGAGGATGGCAACTTTGGGCCAGCAGTCAATATTACCCGGGAACAGATTGTAACGATGCTGTTCCGTTATGCAAACGATATGGGATATGATACCTCACAAAGGGTATCTCTGGATGAATATGTGGATGGAAGTTCTGTAAGCGGGTTTGCGAAGGACGCCATGGAATGGGCGTTAGCCGTAGGCATTATTAAAGGACAGAATAACCAGGGTATGATTGACCCACAAGGGGAATCTGGCCGTGTTGTAGGCGCGACTATCTTTATGCGGTTTATGGAATTTTACCAACTATAA
- a CDS encoding translation factor GTPase family protein has product MDKLVIGVLAHVDAGKTTLLEALLYQGGCLKKLGRVDHQDAFLDTHTLERERGITIFSKQAVLPFPQVELTLLDTPGHVDFSSEMERTLQVLDYAVLVISGSDGVQGHTQTLWNLLKRYQVPTFLFINKTDLDGVDPSAVMDELKQRLDPNCIDFRDVSQEEFLESVAVCDEAVMDSYLENNTITQEEIASLVQQRKLFPCYFGSALKLDGIESFVHGLLQYTKPVAYPDEFGAKVYKIARDPQGNRLTYLKITGGGLKVKTILHGTGMDGGVWEEKVDQIRIYSGTRYQAVEQATAGTVCAVTGLKHTFPGEGLGFEPSSCHAVLEPVLTYQVILPEGCDPHTTLLKLKQLEEEDPQLHLIWNGRLREIHVQLMGEVQLEILKQLILDRFQLEVSFGVGNIVYRETITQPVEGVGHFEPLRHYAEVHLLLEPGKPGSGVQFTTCCSEDVLDRNWQNLIVSQLQETEHIGVLTGSPITDMKITLLTGRAHLKHTEGGDFRQAAYRALRQGLKSTTSILLEPWYQFQLELPSEYVGRAMSDLQRMSGVFELPQTQGDTTILTGKAPVATMRDYSIEVTSYTKGHGRLFCSFLGYEPCHNQEEIIQQIGYDSERDIEHPADSVFCSHGAGFTVKWDQVREYMHVESGWKQPDPEEPKETIKSPSSPLPSREMDQELQAIFEKTYGPIKQRNILPRDVAREELEFQKSTQVYKGPEYLLVDGYNIIFASEELKKIAQDNLESARIRLMEILSNYQGFRNTNIILVFDAYKVKGNPGEVIRYHNISVVYTKEAETADAYIEKTTYQLAKDYQVKVATSDYAEQLIILGHGALRIPASSFLKEIELANQQISEMIEKNNWSGKSLNVGAAFSKAEQSQK; this is encoded by the coding sequence ATGGATAAGTTAGTGATTGGGGTTTTGGCGCACGTGGACGCAGGAAAAACCACCTTGCTGGAAGCCTTGCTATACCAGGGCGGGTGCTTAAAAAAACTGGGCAGGGTAGACCACCAGGACGCTTTTTTGGATACCCATACCCTGGAACGGGAACGGGGGATTACGATTTTTTCTAAGCAGGCTGTCCTACCTTTCCCGCAGGTGGAACTGACCCTGCTGGATACCCCGGGGCATGTGGATTTTTCCAGTGAAATGGAACGGACGTTGCAGGTGTTGGATTACGCTGTTTTGGTCATTAGTGGGTCGGATGGTGTCCAAGGGCATACCCAGACCCTGTGGAATTTATTAAAACGGTACCAAGTTCCCACTTTTTTGTTTATCAATAAAACCGATTTGGATGGGGTAGACCCTTCCGCTGTAATGGATGAGCTGAAACAGCGGCTGGACCCCAATTGTATTGATTTCCGGGACGTGTCCCAAGAGGAGTTTCTAGAATCGGTTGCTGTCTGCGATGAGGCTGTGATGGATTCCTATTTGGAGAACAATACCATTACCCAGGAGGAGATTGCTTCCCTGGTTCAACAAAGGAAGCTGTTCCCCTGCTATTTTGGGTCTGCTTTAAAACTGGATGGAATTGAATCGTTTGTCCATGGCTTGCTGCAATATACCAAACCGGTTGCTTACCCGGATGAGTTTGGGGCAAAAGTTTATAAGATTGCCCGTGATCCTCAGGGAAACCGGCTTACCTACCTAAAGATTACCGGGGGCGGGCTGAAGGTGAAAACCATACTTCATGGCACTGGTATGGATGGTGGTGTATGGGAGGAAAAAGTGGACCAGATTCGGATTTATTCTGGTACCCGTTACCAAGCAGTGGAACAAGCTACAGCGGGGACGGTCTGCGCCGTAACAGGGCTAAAACACACCTTCCCAGGGGAAGGGCTGGGGTTTGAGCCATCCTCCTGCCACGCTGTGCTGGAGCCGGTGCTCACTTATCAAGTAATTCTTCCGGAGGGATGCGACCCCCATACCACATTGTTAAAGCTGAAACAGTTGGAGGAAGAAGACCCACAGCTTCACCTTATCTGGAACGGGCGTTTGCGGGAAATCCATGTCCAACTGATGGGGGAAGTACAGCTGGAAATTTTAAAGCAGTTGATTTTAGACCGGTTCCAGCTGGAGGTTTCGTTTGGAGTGGGCAATATTGTCTACCGGGAAACCATCACCCAGCCGGTGGAAGGGGTGGGCCATTTTGAACCCCTCCGCCATTATGCGGAAGTCCATCTTCTGCTGGAACCTGGCAAACCGGGAAGTGGGGTGCAGTTTACCACTTGTTGTAGTGAGGATGTACTGGACCGGAACTGGCAGAACCTAATTGTAAGCCAGCTACAGGAAACAGAACATATTGGGGTACTGACCGGTTCCCCTATTACCGATATGAAAATTACCTTATTAACGGGGCGTGCCCACTTGAAGCACACCGAAGGGGGGGATTTCCGGCAAGCGGCTTACCGTGCCTTACGCCAGGGGTTAAAATCCACCACCAGTATTTTATTGGAACCGTGGTACCAGTTCCAGCTGGAACTCCCTTCGGAATATGTAGGGCGGGCGATGTCAGATTTACAGCGGATGTCCGGAGTGTTTGAACTGCCTCAAACCCAGGGAGATACCACTATTTTGACCGGAAAGGCCCCTGTCGCTACCATGCGGGATTACAGTATTGAGGTCACCTCGTATACCAAAGGGCACGGCAGGCTGTTTTGTAGCTTTTTGGGCTATGAACCCTGCCACAACCAGGAGGAAATCATCCAACAAATTGGCTATGATAGCGAGCGAGACATCGAACATCCGGCTGATTCGGTGTTTTGTTCCCACGGGGCGGGATTTACGGTGAAATGGGACCAGGTGCGGGAATACATGCACGTGGAAAGCGGCTGGAAGCAGCCGGACCCAGAGGAACCAAAAGAAACAATTAAATCCCCTTCCAGCCCCCTGCCATCCAGGGAGATGGATCAGGAACTACAGGCAATTTTTGAAAAGACCTATGGCCCTATTAAGCAGAGGAATATCCTTCCTAGGGATGTTGCCCGGGAGGAGCTGGAATTTCAAAAATCCACCCAGGTGTACAAAGGGCCAGAATATCTTTTGGTGGATGGGTACAACATTATTTTCGCCAGTGAGGAACTGAAAAAAATCGCTCAGGACAATCTGGAATCCGCCCGCATCCGGCTGATGGAAATCCTCAGCAATTACCAGGGGTTCCGGAACACCAACATAATACTGGTATTTGATGCTTACAAGGTAAAAGGGAATCCAGGAGAAGTCATCCGTTACCATAACATCAGCGTGGTATACACCAAAGAGGCAGAAACTGCTGACGCTTACATCGAAAAGACAACCTACCAGTTGGCAAAGGATTACCAGGTCAAGGTTGCTACCTCCGATTATGCGGAACAGCTGATTATTTTAGGGCATGGGGCGCTGCGGATCCCTGCCAGTTCTTTTTTAAAGGAGATTGAACTGGCAAACCAGCAGATTTCTGAAATGATTGAGAAAAACAACTGGAGCGGGAAGTCCCTTAATGTAGGGGCAGCCTTTTCCAAGGCGGAGCAATCCCAAAAATAG